One genomic region from Reichenbachiella ulvae encodes:
- the ychF gene encoding redox-regulated ATPase YchF, which yields MGLKCGIVGLPNVGKSTLFNALSNAKAEAANFPFCTIEPNVGVITVPDERLKILQELVNPQKVLPTVIEFVDIAGLVKGASKGEGLGNKFLANIREVDAIVHVTRCFNDDNIVHVDGKVDPVSDKEVIDTELQLKDLESIEKQIQKNERAAKSGDAKLKTLVAILTEYKELLESGKNARELELTEERKEAVGPLQLLTIKPVIYVANVEESAILTGNEHVEKLKAAVANEGAMVVMVSAAIESQIAEFEEPEEKEMFLDEYGLKESGLDKLIRSAYELLDLITYFTAGVTEVRAWTIKKGWKAPQAAGVIHTDFEKGFIKAEVIKIPDYQKYKTENGCKEAGKLSIEGKEYVVQDGDVMHFRFNV from the coding sequence ATGGGGTTGAAATGTGGGATCGTAGGCTTGCCAAACGTAGGTAAATCTACACTCTTCAATGCGCTATCCAATGCCAAGGCTGAAGCAGCCAATTTTCCATTTTGTACGATAGAGCCCAATGTCGGAGTTATTACAGTTCCTGACGAGCGCTTAAAAATATTACAGGAATTAGTTAATCCACAGAAGGTATTGCCTACTGTGATCGAGTTCGTTGACATAGCCGGATTGGTAAAAGGTGCCAGCAAAGGCGAGGGTTTGGGGAATAAATTTCTCGCAAACATTAGAGAAGTTGACGCGATCGTTCACGTGACCCGTTGCTTCAATGACGATAATATCGTGCATGTGGATGGTAAGGTAGACCCTGTTTCTGACAAGGAAGTAATCGACACAGAGCTTCAATTGAAGGATTTGGAATCAATTGAGAAGCAGATTCAGAAAAACGAAAGAGCTGCAAAGTCTGGTGATGCCAAGTTGAAAACTTTGGTGGCCATTCTGACAGAGTATAAGGAGTTGCTGGAGTCAGGTAAGAATGCTCGTGAGCTGGAACTGACCGAAGAAAGAAAAGAAGCAGTAGGGCCACTACAGCTTCTCACAATCAAGCCAGTAATCTACGTGGCTAATGTGGAAGAATCAGCTATCCTGACTGGAAATGAGCATGTAGAGAAATTGAAAGCTGCTGTAGCCAATGAAGGAGCTATGGTAGTGATGGTGAGTGCGGCTATTGAGTCTCAGATTGCAGAATTCGAAGAGCCAGAAGAAAAAGAAATGTTTCTCGATGAGTACGGGTTGAAAGAATCGGGCTTGGACAAGTTGATTCGTTCTGCTTATGAACTTTTAGACCTCATTACTTATTTCACCGCTGGTGTCACAGAGGTGAGGGCATGGACGATCAAAAAGGGATGGAAAGCTCCTCAGGCTGCAGGTGTGATTCATACAGATTTTGAAAAGGGCTTCATCAAAGCGGAGGTGATCAAAATACCTGACTACCAAAAATACAAGACCGAAAACGGCTGTAAAGAAGCAGGTAAGTTATCAATTGAAGGAAAAGAGTATGTAGTGCAGGATGGAGATGTTATGCACTTTAGATTCAATGTCTAA